The sequence ttatgcaaaaacgtattttagcttttttgtatgatgaagatcgtagatatactgaaaaatttatttcggaatCTATTACTAAAATAGTAGattattatggtattgaaagaaaagattttatgtattgcttttgataatacatCTAACAACAAGGCGGCTATTGACAAGTTAAAAATTGACCTTTCTccgtcgttacctgaaatatttcaagttaagtgtgcttgtcatatatataatttaattgtaaaagatcatcttgaattttttgagctttatattaaaaAGCTCCGACTTGTTGTTgactttattcaaggaaataattgaagaggtagagtaaaagaatttaaagttaaatgtgaacaaaatggacttagaccgATATTAATGCGTGAAGAAtatgatactagatggaatgctacttatacctatttaaaaatttgtCTTACTTATAAAGTTTCTATTgcaatgacttttaatcaattttATGGTTCTTTTTCtgagtgtatgctacatgattctaatTGGActgcaattgatgatcttgttaagttttttgaaagattttatatagctatggttgaattttttgatgcttattatcctactgtttgcaatattttagcttatttagccaacatttcttgtttgcttaaagaatataaggatagagaaggttacaaagaagctatttgctatgtttgctaaatttaaaaagtattttttctcttctcccgatttacttggttggtgctataccaaatctatgtataaaatataatactatgtgcgaTTTTAGTACTGTTATTTATAATTCCTTAGAAATAGAGCCTTAAGAAAAATCGAATTTATTTAcgactatgagtgatgcgaacattTACATAGAAGCATTATATACTAATTATGCCGATTTATTTGATGtagctgtaccgacaaatatcactccaattgtCGCTCCTCAACCTCCTGAGgagtcatcatcttctaaaaggctggAACATATTGATTTTCCTGATTACTTATATGATTGAAATGTTTGGACAGAGTTTCTCACTCAACAGCATACACAACAAATTATTGAGAAGAGCTTAGGTATTATCTTCGACAGCCGACAGAGGATCGTAGAGCAAGGATCAACGCATTGGATaagtggaagaataatgaaagacaataacatgtgctttcaagattagctaaagatatattgaatgttccaatgtcaaccattgcatcggagagcgcttttagtcagggatgaCAACAGATTGGaaagcaatgctatgaatgttctagtttgcgttagagattggattagagcagaatgaagaaaccaaggaatggaggtggagccgaAAGACGAACACAAAATTGAACGATCAGCTTGTGAATAGCATTCTTGGTTGGAGTACTCCAGCAATCTTGTAGGAAAATCCTTGAGGATTTTCTTTGATAGTTGATGCTCAATGGCTGTAGAAAATATTTCCAAAGAGTTTGTGCAACCTCACTCTCAAAGAAGAAACGTTGGATAATTTCTGTTACTGCAACTGCACAACAAAAACAATTGGTTGGCATATCATTAACAAACTTGCAAACTGAATTGTTagcaaatgaaaaattatttttaataagtcTCCAAGAAAGGAAAGATAATTTAAAGGGAATGCTTTtttatgccaaactctatttaTCATCTGGTCAAATTGCATTTGTACTCTGATGTTGTTCCAGGCTTCTTTGTTGGAAAAAATTCCATCAGCAGCTGATTTTCAAATGATGCAGTCATTTTTGTCAGGAGCACCTATTTTGATAGTGTATATGTGCTGACAGATCCAATCAGGGAGAACATCATGAAGGTTTCTCGTATCCCATCTCTGATTGTCAATGAAATTTCTGACCGTGGTCCTTATAGAATGGTTATGTTCCGgatataaataagaaatatagagtttaaattttatgtattgtcagtttattatttttttccatcaTTATGTCATATTAATATGTTATAGTAGGTTATcaactaatttttaattaattttttatttcagaaaTTATATTTCCTTTCCTCTTCAAAGTTTCCCATTTTCCTCTTCAAAGTTTTCCATCTTCCGCAATCTCTTAGCTACTTATCTCATGATTCATTCAATGTCCcattatctttttaaatttaatctcTAAAAATCTTAAATGGTGAATGccaaataatgatttaatttatCCATAAAGTTAAAGTCAGTTAGCTCTAAATCTCCTATATCAATATTGACTTcttgttttatttctttaatttttgtgtgtACTTCCACTGTATTAATTCTTCAATCATTTTCAGTCCAATCATATTTTCAAGTTGTTCGTGAAGTTTCTCAGGGTTGATAATtgcatttaatttattttagtggTTATATTGGCATCAATTTTCTTGCcataatttcataataagaaGCAACAAAAATGTAGAAATCATTTGTGGCACTAAAAAATTATATACTTAGGATAAGTATGATATTGAGAAAAATGGATAAAAAGTTTTTGatttagaaaaaagataaagttggttaagaagataaaaatgaattaATTTTAGTTAGAGCTCAAATAGTACTAAACTTTTTTTGACTATATATTTTGTCATAattataatcatatttaaaaagggATATTATTAATTACTTAATAAAGTTACTATGTTTATCTTTAACATTATCAAATGGTGTAAAAATCTTATACACTAACGATGCATAAAATTTAAACTCTATTTGATATCCACACACTAACGAAATCGAacttccaaaaatataaaatcgaATATCAAAGGTTAacctaaaataatttattaaattaggcATATTAAATGGCTTTCTTAGCggattttaaaattcaatatatttgATATCCGCTTTTACTATATCCAAATCGAACattgaaaatatcaaatagaaTACTGAAGGAGTGAAGGTTATTCCAAAATAATATATTCtctctttttaaatttatatgacttaatttcctttttagtcaatcttaaaaaaaatgacatatttatatattcattaataattttactttaaaatatttattttatccttaatgaatTTATTATCTTTCTTAAAAAGTAACTTAGTGAGTGAAGTTGCCAAAAATGGAGGTTGTATCCACTATATATAAATGCTGATAATCCTGGAAATACCGCTCTACTACTTGTTAAACCCTAGGCTCCTCTTTCCTTCATCATGTCTCATTCTGAAAGTGAAATTGGGAAAACTGCTTATGTTGATCAATGCTATGATACTAATAAACTCCGTAAAATGGATGACAAACCAGATCGTCTTAGCGCCTTACCAGACCATCTCCTCTTTCACATCCTCTCATCCTTTGAGATGAAAGATGTTATACGAACTGGAGTTTTGTCTAAAAGGTGGCGCCTTTTGTGGACTTCAGCACACAACTTATGTTTCAGCCACTCTCCTGAATCGAATCGTGATGTAACTGAATTTATAAAATCCACTGATGATACATTGATTCTCTCAAAGCCTAGTAAATTGAATGAATTTGCGGTTGAGTTTCTTTACAGCAATCGATTTGTTGACCACGTTAATAGATGGATGATTTTTGTGAAGATTAAGTCTGTTGAGGTAGTGGATTTGAATCTGCTGAGGAGACGGGGTTTAGAAGAGGGTTATAGCTTACCCCAGCTTATGTATTCCAATGTGTGTTTACGTAAAATGAAGTTATCCAATTGTAATCTTGTACCGAAGGAGGGGATTTATTGGACTGCTCTTAGGGTTTTAGCTCTTTGGTATGCCAAATTGAGCTTAGAAGTTGTTGATGTCATCTGTTCTGGATGTCCTGGTTTGGAATCTCTCAAGTTTTGTATGTGTTTTGGGGTTCCTGCTTTTCACATTAATTCGAACAGTGTGAAGAAGTTGGTTATCAGGGAATACTGGCAACAAGAACATGAAGATAATGATGGCGATGACGATGCTGATAAAGAGCTGACAATCTGGGCTAGGAATGTTACTTCGCTGGAGATTAGTGCGTGTCTTTATAAGAAAATTCCTGTTCTTCAGAATGTACAAGCTCTAGTCCATGCTAAGCGATATTTCGGTAGGGAACATGAAGACGATGAAAGTGATGTTAGGACTGACCAGAAAATGTTAAAAGATCTCCTTGTATCTTTGGGTCATGTTGAGAAACTCTCCATTGGGCCATGGTGCCTGCAGGTTTGACCTAAACCTCTCTAGTTCATCTAGTCATTAAAAATTGACAGTTCTTAATTTATTTGTTTCCCTGAGTGTTGATACTTCTCATAGTGATGATGTGGATTAATTATTTACACAATCATATCACTTAATTGTAGGAAAATCTATAGGATAAACATTTATTGataacttgataaaaatgatgaTCGATGAGCCTATTATAACAAGTTAAATTACAgtcataatattaaaaatatgtataCTTCATTTGTTGTAGCTTAAATCCTATGCAATAGTCCTacaatttttataaaagaattgTTGTTGCACAATGTGAAATGTATAAAGTTTCATAACTTACCAAAAAATAAATGTCTGAAGTTGCATACAATATTTATGTTGGAACTGAAATAATAGTAAGAGAATAGTCACAAACAATGTGTTCTGACAAGTCACTACTTTAAAAGCAATTTCGATCGAACTTTGGTGCAAATCGTTGTAGCTGGTCGCTCCAAGGTTTACGGCTAATTCAAAACATGTACACTCACGGCTGAAAGTTTGGAGTTGCACAAAGAAACAAAGTAcccagaaattcacaaagaaagGAAGCCAATATAGAGATAGAGAATAGATGAAGGAGAGAGCATTTATTTTCTCTGTGTCTATATGTTTAGCTTACAAATGATGTTGCTTAAATAGGTATATCATTTATGTTTCATCCATCAAAAGAGTGAAGGAAGAGAAACAGAGTTAATGTACATAATgtaacattattttttaattaatgacaAAGTCATAAAGTCAAGTAACTTTCAAGACTCCTAAATATCTTTTCACAAAGTTACATTTGTAAGAAATCATATTGTTATTAAGAATGAACGCGTAACATTTATGTAGTAGTAACTCTTTTATtccataaattaaatatatacgaCTTACGAATATTTACACAGATTTATCATGGAGAGTTATaagatgtttttgtttttttcattaattaagaaggaAAACATACAGTTGTATGGGGTGGAGTGTTAGTCTGTCAAAAACTTTCATATTTAGAAGATGCATGTCGCAGAGATGAGATGTTGAGATATATGTGTGGACATAATAAGTGCAATAGAATCAGGAATGATGAGGTTATTCAAGATAATAAAGTGGGAATGGCCTTTGTGGTAGACAAGATGAGGTAATTAAgcgagattgagatggtttgaaAATGTGATGAGGCGAGGTTCAGATGATCCAATGATCGAGGAGGTGCAAGAGGTTGGATATAGTAAGTATGAAAAGGAATAGAGGTAGGCGGAAGAAGTATTGATCAGGAGAGGTTATTAGACAAGACATGGTACATATTCATGTTACCGAGAACAAGACATTAGATAGGGGAATGTGGAGGACGCGTATTAGAGTATTATATTTTATACGACATGGCATTTTAGTGAATTTAACTTGTGAGTTGCGTGTGAGTGAAACGGATTGCTTTACATGTTTCAATGAAAACAATAAAGACAGTAAGTTATGAACATGATAGTTTTATGTGGAAAATACCCGACTTACAGAAAATATAAAAAGGCAAAACCTATACCTCGACatgatttaaccccaacttcactaaacatAATGAGCCTCTCAAAAGATTACAAACCATGTAACCTAAGAAAttattataaactctaattcctaataTTCAAGCTCTCAGACTATTGAATCTCActtcaaattttcccaaatttgaaATTCAGATTACATAACTCTGGCAAACTTAGGAACTAACTTtaattcctaaaaaaaaaaacacaaatctcCCAAGATTTGTGTTTTCAAGTCTTCAAGTTATCCCAATTTGAAGACTATACTCCTAAATCGAT comes from Capsicum annuum cultivar UCD-10X-F1 chromosome 2, UCD10Xv1.1, whole genome shotgun sequence and encodes:
- the LOC107858198 gene encoding F-box protein At5g03100-like; translation: MSHSESEIGKTAYVDQCYDTNKLRKMDDKPDRLSALPDHLLFHILSSFEMKDVIRTGVLSKRWRLLWTSAHNLCFSHSPESNRDVTEFIKSTDDTLILSKPSKLNEFAVEFLYSNRFVDHVNRWMIFVKIKSVEVVDLNLLRRRGLEEGYSLPQLMYSNVCLRKMKLSNCNLVPKEGIYWTALRVLALWYAKLSLEVVDVICSGCPGLESLKFCMCFGVPAFHINSNSVKKLVIREYWQQEHEDNDGDDDADKELTIWARNVTSLEISACLYKKIPVLQNVQALVHAKRYFGREHEDDESDVRTDQKMLKDLLVSLGHVEKLSIGPWCLQNNSGFNEDSNDLTGENYWISRPCWGRRLKTLRIYGTWIYESCYFDQIMPFLEAVLKNGIVLEKIILTPFKYGISIYPMQHARVTQKLLSFPRSSEDVVIVFSSFY